CTCCTGCTAAGAATGATGTATAAAATAACTCGGGAGACGCCTTGGATACTTCCTAATCTAATAAAGTAAAACCAGAAGCCACTTGGATTGCAcatggtatttatcacatttCCTTTCCTTATAATAAATGAAATTCCTAGAAAATTGTAGGCTCATTACTAGCAAGGGACAAAAGTCTTAAACACTTACTAATAGTGCTGGAATTCTGTATCTTATACTGTCAAAAGCTTCACTAAGTTTCCAGAGTAAGAGGCTTCTTTATTCCTTATGTTCTTGAGATTGTTTCTACTATTGTGTCCCACCTCAGTTCCAAAATTCTAAGAATCAAATAGGGAGCTACACTCACAGCAACAATTCCAAATATCTGATGCCAGTTTTcaacttgttttggttttatgaaTGAATATCAAACATAAATTACTTAAACTAATCAACATGTAGTTTAGTTCATGGTCATCTCTTTCATGCACTTGATCATAATGTCATAGTGGCAGTACCATATGGCAGATAATTTTTTCAGTTTATGATGGACAGGAAGtagagaaatatagaaatataccAGACATAGATACCCTCCAGGACCTGTCGTCCTAAGGGATGAAAGGAAGGTCTTATTTCATTAGTTTTCGAAACTGCACAAGGTGGATACCAAAACTTGAACACATGGATGTATATAAGGCATTGCAAATCATAACATTATTGTCATGAATATGGTATAGATACTTCTGATAACAACTTTTTATTGATGTAAATTGAGTCtttctgtataaaaataaaaccatatccTCATTtgccgggagccaaccccctctccccctcccccggcttgggggtgagagaaggggagagagagatgcagctgcttcttctttcttctcctcctcccaccgtcaggTTCTTCTCTGAGgtagcccctatgctactgtagctgacctgcagtcagcagcctggccctaagaccagcaaggagttaagtaaatagccttgtactatcctaaaaacttcttctgaggataatgggactgcaggctagggtgattaacacctgtagcctaacagcagaggattaggtaacatggcctttgttctatctcagcaggaactgctgggctctaacttgcaggaagaaaagacactttagaaaagttactatagagtttattaagtgtaaaaagtatcctatgaaagctatctgaggggaaatgtggaaagatcctgagtggggaagaagaaaagattctaacaaagtaaaattctaagggagaaaaattctaggcagggggaaaggaaagggcgatggggtctaactaactgactagtctaactcaccattctaactgctctctcatctctttgtcctcagaacttatacatctttcagagtacatggtcacatgttacaaggttcatcacaagttcacaccaaatttcaagtcataaattgaaatagaagtttacagcacagaatgtttacatgaatatccattaggagtaattatctaactagacattcatcacctgtctagctccacaggttcgcagaaagtttgaaactataacttaagaaattagtgaggttttgtatagataaacccaggcaatattttctcttctgtcctggtacctataataaattgtggattccctctagtaacctaggctaatggttttatgacctcttggaatgtgctctgagcaggagaaggtccagttactatcactcttgggacaattaactgataacactcaggagactggcagagttctcattgcagtttcgactatgcctaagggacttaatagcagtcccgatataaaagaacttaataatcactgatataattttaggaattcttataagatcatcattaagacttaagaagtcatctatttgtctgtatagtatcactacaagacagtacatcttcgtggatctgcagagatctgctacaaaggggtgtgctattgcttggtgatagtagcatatgtctaataatagtaataatgagaaaagcatattaatagcaggaatctttcccaaaatcacgtccaccacagccttgctaatggggcacactcgccgcagattatataataatccgaggcaagcatttcaggatgatcatctgctcattattagcttgtcccattatggctcccgacactCATTAGCTAACAATATTTTAAGAATGGATAATCATCCCTATGCTAATGATGAAAGGCTTTATTCATAATGGACAAAATTAGTTAATACCATTCTTAAGAGGTAAAGAGCAAAGCATAGATAGTATATCCACATAGTAGGACCATTAGATAAATTTTAGGACCATAAGGCATAGatgaatttgaaatatatatttactgaataaaaggaagaaagattgagCTGATGTATACTGATTGGAATTGAttccatttaaataaaattttagaagacCCAATTTTACACAGAGGACACTTACACCCCAGTGGTTTTAAGAATTTTGATAGAGGGTTTTAACAAATATGAATTACTCTGAGTCATGCATTCATTTTCTAGAGTATTTTCAATATGacaatttttaattgggtattatatttacatttcagattttatccccttatcccacttccccccaccacccagaaacctcctatcccattctccctcctcatgcttctatgagtctgtgtcccccacctacccctccactcccacctccccaccctcacattccccccccactctgtgttcatccttcatgggaccaagaatctcctctcccacctatgcccgacaaggtcatcctcccctacatatacaggtagagtcatgggtccctccctatgtgctcccaggctggtggtttagaccctggggagctctggttggttggtattgttgctcttctcatggggtcacaaaccttttctgctccttccttcagtcttctttctaacttctccattgggaaacccttgatcagatcagtagttagctgtgagcaccaTCATCTGAATGTGTCcatctctggcagacctctaaggagacagctatatcaggttgtcagcatgcacttccagccatccacatcagtgaaTATGACAATTTTTTTAACACACAACCTGTTAAGCAAAAAAGTAGTAATGTCTATCTTACACATTTCTTTCTGATTCATGTACCCAGGTTCTGGCCAATGGAAAAAATTTCTGCACAAaggtatttctctttttttttttctttctaaaactttttattggatattttatgtatttacagtacagatgtcattccctttccccattttccctccctagagccccctattctatactccctcttcctttatacttttatgacattttgattacatgcatgtaataaggccagttctaggtttagggtctagcaatacaatagatgcaaatagtcgaggaacaagcaatacaataaacacaaatagtcaaagaaaaagcaaggcattaaacccagtaaACATTAAtgcttccatgatcactgtttctaaaggcttatcaggatgaccaaagtatctgagcctacttccctatcgtAGCCCagggtcattttcatgtctgaagcctacttcctttctCTAGTCTagaatttagaatcctgtctgaaattagttctttgctctggcctaatatttagattcctgcctgagattatttctttgttgtagcctacaaattagactcctacctgaaattacttttttgttctactctaatgtcagattcctgcttgaagcctacttccttgtccttggtcaatgtcatattcctgtcaagcagcccctttccttgtccttggcccatgtcagattcttgtcaagcagccccaaaggctctctacctctccccttttgttttattttgttaacaagactgagcctgtcttaggtcattctgacaagaatgccttccttacccattgtggaatatgtattatcaaaggcaatgcatttctgtcttaggttggtaaggccctgtgcagaatcttacccgtccttggcttgccagactgttaatttaataactttgtctgggggtccattttcaggtttaagccatgtactttggctgccaacatgatgatgttattaaagataagctttaacacaatgggcaggaataaaagtattcccaggacaagaagggctagcataatcaagctatacatgccattcctgaggtttgcccaaaatggaaatactgagctcctgccatgggtaattttaacggcattatctacagcatcaaaggtcaacagagcaacattctttaaatttatattctcattatgcaaagttaacacacccagagatgtgttagaattatgccaaatatcctacaggcttctttaaactttttttctaattataatgacaatcattgtgaatttcaaaagtaacactactccaataatatttgtcatgacacttgggatggctcctaactcttgaactctGAACATCCTTTAGATAATTTGAAtggttccagatacctatatataTCTTTCTGtgtactcaatacattagtaacatttttttgccagatgattaacaaaaatagttgttttaactccttgtgtcagtgctattgcagaagcagtggtgctagcaattaatggaattaatgctgttataccagcaacaatcaagcctgctaccctcttgcttctgcttaaagcctaactcactttttccagcactttcaagctttttttcagagaatcaatgtttcctaatactcagggcagtgagacaaaagctggtcgATAGACctccgtaacagacatgccaggctTCAACACATtaacataattagaaattatacagCCAATGCAACTTTCTACAATGCTGTAgcagagacaaaaccaattttagcttgacaattaagagacttaaaacatgcactaactcttgtttgaaatccagatcctgtcccaacattatctttTTCTATCCTAgcatcatagcaagctacagctagcttccaaatatgttcctgacaaagtccagatccagtcttccaaaagtagactgttatttcccatattagattgatttctagaccagtacatgattgagtcctaatagctgggcacctttaagaatacaaaagacatagtttctcttttcgattctctatcccacaaggtctaaaaacttgaggcaaggtagcttgtcccatctggaataTAGTCAAGCacaggtgggtcaggaacatatgtccaatacagcttcccagtcatcattgtcagggcactcagcaagctcacaggccagcatcattctttgtctcagcaacagtatgtctcatcaatctttttaaagttccatggggctcttccacaataccttgtttttgaggattatatgaaattccCATAAttaattgttgacaaaaagtctcgactgctcaactacaattgccagacccattatctgtttttttttttaaattggatattttatttatttacctttcaatgttatcttctctcccattcccccccaaaCCTCTTACTTCATCTCCTTCCTCCTATtaatatgagggtgtgctcccaccatcctcccattcctgcctccctgctctcaaattccccaacactagagaatctaaactttcaggcaccaaggccatctacttccactgatgccaggcaaggccaccctcaactacctctTGTGTGAGGAACATgtaaagtgggggaggggggtgtaaAGTTATAGCTTCATGAACCTCTGGATTGGTAAAATTACAGGTAAAGAATATCTTTGTCTTAAAGTTATGGAGAGAAATTTATATGGGGTCTAAGAACTCTCTTGAGACTTTTGGAGAGTTATGCTGCATAATACATGTCAACTCActacaagctagaatcattagagaggagaaaatcctcaactgagaaaattcctccataaaATCTAGCTGTAAGCAAGCCTATTGagtatttccttaattagtgacaGATTTGAGAAGGCCCAACCCATTATAGATAGTACTacactgggctggtggtcctaagtTCTGTAAAAAAGCAggttatggtggtttgaataagcttggcccatgggaagtagcactaataggaggtgtggccttgttgtaaaAGGTGTgttcttgttagaggaagtatgtttggtcatgatgtttgatCACCATACTAAGCCTGATTAAAACAAGAAATGTATTTCTCATGAACACCTAAGAGTTTACTTTTAACTGATTGATGGACTTGAAAGTTCTCAACAACCATTCCAGTTCCTTCCAAGCTAcacatttcttcattcatttttttctcaagcaAATCTTCTCTCAATATCTTCACCAGCTTATTCTTAGAGAAAAAGACTGAACATGACACATAATTTATGATGGATTGAGTAGATTAACTGTATGATCAACCTTATCAACCCTATTAAAGACATCTAACTGAATTGGTAGCCCTAAAATTTATCAATGAACATGAGTGCTATGAGAACCTATCCAAGCCTAATACAGACACATGAATAATTCAGTTAATTTAGGAAAATCACTAATAACTTCCTTCTTAAATGTTATAGCAGACACTGCTTAGAGTAATCTCTATTCAAATCTCCTGAGATAGTCTAGTTTCTTaaagtacattttgttttttaaaatacagattgtCTGAAGACTACATTTGGATACGATGAAAAGTATTGTTTCCTTGGGAAATGTTGTTATGAAGATAAAATTCTCATGAGAATTTTCATCTTCTCTTTAGGTTTTGACTTAGGAATTGTAAGCATAAAAATTCCCTAAGATTAGGgttaattcatttttatatgaatGGTAGTGAGAGTAATactagaaaataatttcattgcATGGACCTCATCACTGCAATAAAGAGAGGATTTAAACACAAAAAGCTGCCTGAAAAACATTTGCTAATGAAATCATCAAGATTGTCTTAATAGGTGAGGAAAATAAACCACATATTGTGGTTTAAAGTCAGGCACATTCAGAGCAGAGTGCAGTGTCTGTGTTCATAACAGCAATTTGGTGAAAACATTTATTATGGAGAGTCAGGTTCAAGTATGTCTCTGACTGTATCTCTGCCTCTTTTTGGTATCTGAGCATTTGTATTTCAGATAAATATTCATATCCTTTAGATTTTTTAACAGGcttatttggtattttaaaagataaaactaacattttagattttaaaattattttctgctaggtatatttaatgtattttaattttttcattaaaacattGATGTTTTAAtcacctttaaattttaattcaaagaaaataagattgTTAAGACTTTTTACTGTATTGATAATTTAGAACTAAGTTTCTTTTCCATTCAAATTAACCTGATACTCATAATGGGTGACACAATTCTTTAAAAGTTCAGTCATAAATTTGCCTTGAATACAAATTCTACCTTTTATTAGAGTATTTTATGGAATTGTTGGTATGTCTGATTGAAGTTGGATAAATAAATGATCTTAAGTGATAATTTTTGTGGTTTAGATATATGAATTCCTATATTTTTGGACATTGTGGTCATCTGTGTAGATAAGGTAAAGTTGTAAGAGATACACTCATGACTCTGAATATGAGGGAATGTCCAATAAAAGTGATGATCTTCTTTACCCATGTTTGCTGACTGTGATGAAAAGCACAATTCTGACAGAAGTCTCCTTATTGCTTCTAAGTAGATTGTCAGTTTACCCTGCTTTTTGCTTCAGTTCTCCTATCTTACCTTGTCccatttttgttttgcattttaataCCTGTCATAGAACCCAAATGAttcctttaaatatttcttgataTTATCTTAAATTTACTTTGTACTTGGATACcttattttagttatttgtgacttttgttagaaataatatatatattagaggttGTTCTTAATTAGCATAATATCCTTATTGGATAAGGTGTCATGCCTGTCTATGTGTCTGATTATGAATATCCAAAGTAAGAGGTTTTTCAAgagatatcattatttttcatacCAGATACTCAGTTTAGAAATGCATAAATTTAAGCAATTTTGTTTAGTGATAGTGCCATTTTGATATATAAAGCTACCTATGCCTACTTGTTGATATCATTATTAATGGTTCcagctctctttttttctttcgtttctcttcctttcctctgctctctacaTAACCCTCTATCTCTGGTCAAGTCCAGGCTCTCCTTTGTTGTATTCTCAAGAAACAAACCAGCCTTTTTTTTCCTAGCATCTTTAAATTCCTGATATTTTAGTCACCGAAAAAAgataaacaagtaaaaaataatatagattattctagaggaaaattaaaaattattatttaatttctgtCAGCTACCTCTAAGCTATAAACTACTATTTTCTTAATCCAGCCCTCCTTAGAGATGTTGCTGTCTGAAAACTGGCTTTTGCAATGTTTATGGTACCTCTACATGGCCTATCACTAGTACAGTTTTGTAGTAATTCCACCTGCTCTCTTTTCCATCTAGATATGCTAACAGTCAGAGAATCACAAGGAAGAACCATACAAGAGTGACAATTTTCATCCTAGCAGGTTTGACTGATGACCCACAGTGGAAAGTAGTGTtattcatctttctgcttcttaccTATCTGCTCAGCATCACTGGCAATCTGACCATCATCACACTCACACTGGTGGATATTCACCTGAAGACAcccatgaatttttttctttggaatttttctttcttggagaTTTCCTACACTACTACATGCATCCCCAAGTTGTTTGTTACTATGGCAACAGGAGACAAAACCATTTTTATAACAATTGTGCCACTTAGGTGTTTTTGGCTTTCCTTCTTGGAGCATCAGAATTTTACTTGCTTTCAGCTATGTCTTATGACAGATATGTAGCCATCTGCAAGCCTCTATACTACATGACCATCATGAACAATAAAGTCTGTGTGCAGCTGGTCCTCAGTTGTTGGCTTGTTAGCCTTTTTGTCGTTTTACCACCACTTTTGTCGGGCTTGAAACTTGACTTCTGTGATTCCAACATTATTGATCATTTCTACTGTGACACCACTCCAATTCTTCAGATTGCTTGCAAAGACACAACACTCCAGGAGACGATGGC
Above is a window of Arvicanthis niloticus isolate mArvNil1 chromosome 22, mArvNil1.pat.X, whole genome shotgun sequence DNA encoding:
- the LOC143435643 gene encoding LOW QUALITY PROTEIN: olfactory receptor 6C74-like (The sequence of the model RefSeq protein was modified relative to this genomic sequence to represent the inferred CDS: inserted 1 base in 1 codon; substituted 1 base at 1 genomic stop codon), giving the protein MPVYVSDYEYPKYANSQRITRKNHTRVTIFILAGLTDDPQWKVVLFIFLLLTYLLSITGNLTIITLTLVDIHLKTPMNFFLWNFSFLEISYTTTCIPKLFVTMATGDKTIXYNNCATXVFLAFLLGASEFYLLSAMSYDRYVAICKPLYYMTIMNNKVCVQLVLSCWLVSLFVVLPPLLSGLKLDFCDSNIIDHFYCDTTPILQIACKDTTLQETMAFASALVTLLLTLVMVIISYTYIAITILKLSSARQRKKAFSTCSSHMIVLSLSYGSCIFMYVKPSFKQSISISKGISVLNTSVAPFLNPFIYTLRNQQVKKAFINTIHRIASFSKK